The region ACGCCACAAGATGGTACATAATTTTGAAAACAAATTAGAATTTATAAAATGAACCCGCCTAAAATTCAAGAAAAAAAACCAGGCAATCTTTTTTAATTTATTTTTTCCCGCTCACGCCCGTAATCCTAATTGTAAAAAACTTTTATGCTTGACATTTCTCCCATATCTATTCTAGATTCCACGAATGAATGAGGGTTCAGTCATTGTCGGGGTCGGCGGATGAATGAATATTCAATCATGCCCCGGGGGATGAAAAATACCTGCCCGAAACGGCCCGACGCCATTGCCCGAAGATAGAGGTTGATGGACAGAAAAAGACAGGAGGTGTTTGTTATGGATGTCAAAGTTGAAAAAGGACTCAGCCCGCTCAATCTTGTTTTTTACGCTATCGCCATGGCAATAGCGGCCTGGTGTGTCGGCAGCATCATCCTGGGAATTGTCCAGGCCGATGAAAAAGGGCTTGATATCTTCAGGAAATACATCGAGTTCTTCGGTTTGACCCACTACCACTACACCGAACTCAGCCATTATATCTATGTCAAGGGCATCGAGTATATCCTCGCTGTCCTTTACTTTTTTGCCTTCCCGGTTTTCTACTTGATTATCAACAAGCGGGACAACGATTAGGCCATAGATGATCTTCCTTATGTTACCGGCATGTTCACCAGACAAGGAATCAACCGACAAATATCATAACAAGTTGCGGCGGAAATCAGGGGATTTCCCCGCACCGGGGAATAACAGCGTTCAGGAGGAGAAAAAGAGATGCGGGCAAAACAAATTCTATCCATGATCTGCATGGCGATTCTGGCGTCCCTGCTGACGTCGGCCGGTCCCTGCAACGCCCAGAAACAGGAGACTGCCGAGGGTCCGGCAACGATCATCCTTGACAGTCTGGCCAAATACTATGATCCGGTGGAGTTCGACCACGGCATGCATATCGAGTATCTGGAAAACGATTGCTCCCACTGCCATCATCATACCATCGGCACCCCGGGCACCGGCACCCAGAACTGCAAGATCTGCCACAAGTACGAGCCCGAGGCCAAAATCGTGGCCTGTCGTGGCTGCCACCTGCCGCAACCCTACACCACCGAGGGATTGTTGTTCACCGAGGAAGAGAAGAAACTCT is a window of Desulfobacterales bacterium DNA encoding:
- a CDS encoding cytochrome c family protein; its protein translation is MRAKQILSMICMAILASLLTSAGPCNAQKQETAEGPATIILDSLAKYYDPVEFDHGMHIEYLENDCSHCHHHTIGTPGTGTQNCKICHKYEPEAKIVACRGCHLPQPYTTEGLLFTEEEKKLFHKGKPSLKGAYHQFCISCHKEVDGPYTCDGCHMINDKGEQLFREGKYAPPKRPAKTGHGGEGH